In the genome of Salana multivorans, the window CGACGGCGAGGATCGTCGTGGACAGCGCGAGCGCCCCGACGATCCCGAGGAACGGCACGAGCACCGCGCCGAGCGGGCCGGCCGGCCCGGCGCCCGCGCCGCCCTCCGCCGCGTCGAGGCCGCCGAGCAGCCACACGACGTCGAGGGCGACGATGGTCGCGACGCCGACGCACGTCAGCCCGAGCACGAGCATCCGCCGCAGGTGACGCACCCAGGAGGTCAGGAACGTGCGCACGACGTCGGTCGAGCGGCGCACCGTGTAGCCGGAAAAGACGGCCGCGGCCGCGCCGAGCCCCGGGAACGCGGCGACCGCCGCGATCGCGAGGGCCGGCCACGAGGCGCGGGGGTCGGTCGTCATGAGCAGGACGACAAGCGGCAGGCCCGCGAGCGCGAGGAGGAGGTTCGTCGCCATGACGACGTACACCACCCCGAACACCGTCTCCCAGACGTCGGCCGATGGCCGCGGGATCCGGGAGAGGAGGCCGCCGCG includes:
- a CDS encoding ferredoxin-NADPH reductase; translation: MATTQQARGARGGLLSRIPRPSADVWETVFGVVYVVMATNLLLALAGLPLVVLLMTTDPRASWPALAIAAVAAFPGLGAAAAVFSGYTVRRSTDVVRTFLTSWVRHLRRMLVLGLTCVGVATIVALDVVWLLGGLDAAEGGAGAGPAGPLGAVLVPFLGIVGALALSTTILAVVASVERPDARLRDVLKASLYLGLRRWYLTVGSFVVLGMLAGLFTLHPALALGLAAAPLLYVVWSNARFSLRPVLPVGAEAAPE